The following is a genomic window from Shewanella avicenniae.
TCCATAAAAAGCGGCCGTTAGACCGCTGATACTGCGGGTTATGGTTCAATAGATTTGTAGGTTGTTTAATCGATGTACCTGAAGATTTTTTCTGCTTCGGAGAGGGTTTCAGCGTAGTTTTTCAGGTTGTAGACGTTATCAGAAAGACGCTCTTGAAAAGTGCCTGTAGCTGAAAAAGCTAAAATGCTTGAGGCCATGATGTTTGCGCCTACGTTTAGCGCGAAGGGTGACATTAAACCTTGGAAGTAATTACCCGACCAAGCGACCATTACCTTTTCTGCATCTGGGTTTCGAGGGTCTCGACCATCAAAAGAGAATATCCCTGCAAACCCTTCACCCAAGAGGTATAGGCCGCCGCTGATGTCTTTGGGATTATCTAAGGATTCATTTAGTACCATTACTACAGCGTTCAGGTATGACTTGATTTCGTGCGGTGTTTTTAAGACGTCGGTTAGTGGTTTAGCTTCTAATTTCACTGACATATGAAGTCCCTTTTTGCTAGTTACAACGAAAACGAACCACGGTTCGTTTTTACGGATATTATTAAGCAAAAACGAACTTATCAATCTATTAAGTGAACATATATAACTAAAAGGCCGCAAATGCGGCCTAATAAAAAGATTTAACTCGGTGAGTTCATCAGAAAATAATCAATTTCGTAGGTTGTAAATCTTGGCTATCCTCTCAAACCGCAATTTGTACTGCTGCTGATTAGTCGGAGGAAGCCATTCATCCAACCCT
Proteins encoded in this region:
- a CDS encoding antirestriction protein, yielding MSVKLEAKPLTDVLKTPHEIKSYLNAVVMVLNESLDNPKDISGGLYLLGEGFAGIFSFDGRDPRNPDAEKVMVAWSGNYFQGLMSPFALNVGANIMASSILAFSATGTFQERLSDNVYNLKNYAETLSEAEKIFRYID